In Streptomyces chartreusis, the following proteins share a genomic window:
- a CDS encoding thioesterase II family protein: MLHSTRWLKRYRPSDAPRLRLFCLPHGGGTAAFFRSWAEALPAEVEPVAVQYPGRQDRLAESCVADMDTLADAVAEALAPLLEAPFALFGHSMGATVGYEVTRRLEDRGTPPLRLFASGQATPFAERTGRPLHHEDDATMLAGVRGLGGAYETLADDPDLLEVVLPSLRADLRLMETYRPTPGARIGTPVTVYAGGADPGVPVTQAAAWREATTGGFALRTFPGGHFFLTEHQRELLADILDSVSAGRS; the protein is encoded by the coding sequence GTGCTCCACTCCACCCGCTGGCTAAAGCGTTACCGCCCCTCGGACGCACCCCGGCTGCGGCTGTTCTGTCTGCCGCACGGCGGTGGCACCGCCGCCTTCTTCCGCAGCTGGGCGGAGGCGCTGCCCGCGGAGGTGGAGCCGGTGGCCGTCCAGTACCCGGGCCGCCAGGACCGTCTGGCCGAGAGTTGCGTCGCGGACATGGACACCCTCGCGGACGCCGTCGCCGAAGCCCTCGCCCCGCTGCTGGAGGCGCCGTTCGCCCTGTTCGGCCACAGCATGGGAGCCACCGTCGGCTACGAGGTGACGCGCCGGCTGGAGGACCGGGGCACGCCCCCGCTGCGGCTGTTCGCCTCCGGCCAGGCCACCCCCTTCGCGGAGCGGACCGGCCGCCCGCTGCACCACGAGGACGACGCCACCATGCTCGCGGGCGTGCGCGGCCTCGGCGGCGCGTACGAGACGCTGGCCGACGACCCCGACCTGCTGGAGGTCGTCCTGCCCTCCCTGCGCGCCGACCTGCGCCTGATGGAGACCTACCGCCCCACGCCCGGCGCCCGCATCGGCACCCCGGTGACCGTCTACGCGGGCGGGGCGGACCCAGGCGTCCCGGTGACGCAGGCGGCGGCCTGGCGCGAGGCGACCACCGGCGGCTTCGCCCTGCGCACCTTCCCGGGCGGCCACTTCTTCCTCACGGAGCATCAGCGGGAACTGCTGGCCGACATCCTCGACAGCGTTTCGGCCGGCCGCTCCTGA
- a CDS encoding ArgE/DapE family deacylase — protein MLSDVENAVLAEIDEAGIGRTLLELISVPSVTGSAAESELQHLLAGRLERLGLDVDLWSMDLDALRADPEFPGTEAEREEAWGLVGVTGDGGDGPTFVMQGHVDVVPPGDPDAWDGDPFVPRVVGDVVHGRGACDMKAGLTAHLAALAAIRAAGVRLRGRVGVHFVVGEEDGGLGAFGTLRRGHRGDVCVITEPTGGALVTANAGALTFRIAVPGKAAHGSARDQGVSAIDAYVPLHAALARLETERNRDADALMAEHPIPYALSVGTVRAGDWASSVPDLLVAEGRLGVRLGEDPAEARAAFERCVAEACAADPWLRGHPATVTWPGGQFASGRLPGGHPLPALIRGAHADAGGAADPRECGAPYGSDLRLYSGAGIPTLQYGPGDIRVAHSAREQVSLAEVAEVARTLAVTVLRTVGVG, from the coding sequence GTGCTGAGTGACGTGGAGAACGCCGTACTGGCGGAGATCGACGAGGCCGGGATCGGGCGGACGCTGCTGGAGCTGATCTCCGTGCCGAGCGTGACCGGGAGCGCCGCCGAGTCGGAGCTCCAGCATCTGCTGGCCGGGCGGCTGGAGCGGCTCGGTCTGGACGTCGACCTGTGGTCCATGGACCTGGACGCGCTGCGTGCGGACCCGGAGTTCCCGGGCACGGAGGCCGAGCGCGAGGAGGCCTGGGGCCTGGTCGGGGTCACCGGGGACGGCGGGGACGGGCCCACCTTCGTGATGCAGGGCCATGTCGACGTCGTACCGCCCGGGGACCCGGACGCCTGGGACGGCGACCCGTTCGTGCCCAGGGTCGTCGGGGACGTCGTGCACGGGCGCGGCGCCTGCGACATGAAGGCCGGGCTGACCGCCCACCTCGCCGCGCTCGCCGCGATCCGGGCCGCCGGGGTGCGGCTGCGCGGGCGGGTCGGGGTGCACTTCGTGGTCGGGGAGGAGGACGGCGGCCTCGGCGCCTTCGGCACGCTGCGGCGCGGCCACCGCGGCGACGTCTGCGTCATCACCGAGCCGACCGGCGGCGCCCTCGTCACCGCCAACGCCGGCGCGCTGACCTTCCGGATCGCCGTGCCCGGCAAGGCGGCCCACGGCAGCGCCCGCGACCAGGGCGTCAGCGCGATCGACGCGTATGTGCCGCTGCACGCGGCGCTGGCCCGGCTGGAGACCGAGCGCAACCGGGACGCCGACGCGCTGATGGCCGAGCACCCGATCCCCTACGCCCTGTCGGTGGGCACCGTCCGCGCCGGGGACTGGGCGAGCAGCGTGCCCGATCTGCTGGTCGCCGAGGGGCGGTTGGGCGTACGGCTCGGCGAGGACCCGGCCGAGGCGCGGGCCGCCTTCGAGCGGTGCGTCGCCGAGGCGTGCGCCGCCGACCCGTGGCTGCGCGGGCATCCGGCGACGGTGACCTGGCCGGGCGGGCAGTTCGCCAGCGGCCGGCTGCCCGGGGGCCACCCGCTGCCGGCGCTGATACGCGGCGCCCACGCCGATGCCGGGGGAGCCGCGGACCCGCGCGAGTGCGGGGCGCCGTACGGCAGCGATCTGCGGCTGTACTCCGGGGCGGGGATCCCGACGCTGCAGTACGGGCCGGGCGACATCCGGGTGGCGCACAGCGCGCGGGAACAGGTGTCCCTGGCCGAAGTGGCCGAGGTGGCACGGACGTTGGCGGTGACGGTGCTGCGGACGGTCGGCGTCGGGTGA
- a CDS encoding sensor histidine kinase, translated as MGGPARRRLARSLAARLLTGRRRTGLVSLRSTFAVSFAAVTAVVTVLVGLLSYTAAARLVRVDQESVFDEVVQDLRGEVRQRPMLPDDFSSSAPGHDLVRPARTDVQVLGPDGAVVDPGRPGLPVTASDRRIAADGTAGRMVQHKDVDVGSDVYRVATVALGGGRGAVQIAQEFSDTEDLLRALQQRTLLLMAAVVVLAGLFGWWLARRITRRLVVLTDAAEDVARTRQLGIQVPVTGYDEVGRLGRAFDRMLGRLAQSEEDQRRLVQDAGHELRTPLTSLRTNISLLRRIDELPPDTRDELVADLGQEARELTDLVNELVDLAAGQSDTEPAQRVDLADIAEDVAVLARRRTGRRILVRTSGETTTEGRPAMLQRAVTNLVENAAKFDRDGTAPIEIGVAGPARPGTVRVEVLDRGPGIAEDDLIRVFDRFYRAADARSLPGSGLGLSIVREVALAHGGAPFAFHREGGGTAIGFTVGGSG; from the coding sequence GTGGGCGGCCCCGCCCGCCGACGGCTCGCCAGGAGCCTCGCCGCACGGCTGCTGACCGGACGCCGGCGGACCGGGCTCGTCTCGCTGCGCTCCACCTTCGCCGTGTCCTTCGCGGCCGTCACCGCCGTCGTCACCGTCCTGGTCGGCCTGCTGTCGTACACCGCCGCCGCCCGGCTGGTGCGGGTGGACCAGGAGTCCGTGTTCGACGAGGTCGTGCAGGACCTGCGCGGCGAGGTGCGGCAGCGGCCGATGCTGCCGGACGACTTCTCCTCCTCCGCGCCCGGCCACGATCTCGTACGGCCCGCCCGTACCGATGTGCAGGTGCTGGGCCCGGACGGCGCCGTCGTCGACCCGGGCCGGCCGGGGCTGCCGGTGACGGCGTCCGACCGGCGGATCGCGGCCGACGGGACGGCCGGGCGGATGGTCCAGCACAAGGACGTAGACGTCGGCAGCGACGTCTACCGCGTGGCGACCGTCGCGCTCGGCGGCGGCCGGGGCGCGGTGCAGATCGCCCAGGAGTTCAGCGACACCGAGGACCTGCTGCGGGCGCTCCAGCAGCGGACGCTGCTGCTGATGGCGGCCGTGGTGGTCCTCGCGGGACTCTTCGGCTGGTGGCTGGCCCGGCGCATCACCCGCCGCCTCGTCGTCCTCACCGACGCGGCCGAGGACGTCGCGCGCACCCGGCAGCTGGGCATCCAGGTGCCCGTCACCGGCTACGACGAGGTCGGCCGCCTCGGCCGGGCCTTCGACCGCATGCTGGGGCGGCTGGCCCAGTCCGAGGAGGACCAGCGGCGGCTGGTGCAGGACGCGGGCCACGAGCTGCGCACCCCGCTCACCTCCCTGCGGACCAACATCTCCCTGCTGCGCCGCATCGACGAGCTGCCGCCCGACACCCGCGACGAGCTGGTGGCGGACCTGGGCCAGGAGGCACGCGAACTGACCGACCTGGTCAACGAGCTGGTCGATCTGGCGGCCGGGCAGTCCGACACCGAGCCGGCCCAGCGGGTGGACCTCGCCGACATCGCCGAGGACGTCGCGGTGCTCGCCCGGCGGCGCACCGGACGGCGGATCCTGGTGCGGACGAGCGGCGAGACGACCACGGAGGGCCGGCCCGCGATGCTCCAGCGGGCGGTGACCAACCTCGTGGAGAACGCGGCGAAGTTCGACCGCGACGGCACCGCGCCCATCGAGATCGGCGTCGCCGGACCCGCCCGCCCGGGAACCGTGCGCGTCGAGGTCCTGGACCGGGGACCCGGCATCGCCGAGGACGACCTGATCCGGGTCTTCGACCGCTTCTACCGCGCCGCCGACGCCCGCTCCCTGCCCGGGTCCGGGCTGGGTCTGTCCATCGTGCGGGAGGTGGCGCTGGCGCACGGCGGGGCGCCGTTCGCGTTCCACCGGGAGGGCGGCGGGACGGCGATCGGCTTCACCGTCGGCGGCTCCGGCTGA
- a CDS encoding response regulator transcription factor, translating to MSQTVLLAEDDRAIRHALERALTLEGYQVTAVADGVEALAQAHRTPPDVLVLDVMMPGIDGLQVCRVLRAEGDRTPILMLTALVETQDRIAGLDAGADDYVVKPFDVEEVFARLRALLRRTSENNGTPAPVDVPRQPPGPIGRLIEAAGLRMDPQARRAWRGERELELTRTEFELLELLVRNAGIVLDHATIYDRIWGYDFGPGSKNLAVYVGYLRRKLDEPGAPQLIQTVRGVGYVLRED from the coding sequence GTGTCCCAGACTGTTCTCCTCGCCGAAGACGACCGCGCCATCCGCCACGCCCTGGAGCGCGCGCTGACCCTGGAGGGCTATCAGGTCACCGCGGTCGCCGACGGCGTCGAGGCGCTGGCGCAGGCCCACCGCACCCCGCCGGACGTGCTCGTGCTGGACGTGATGATGCCCGGCATAGACGGGCTCCAGGTCTGCCGGGTGCTGCGCGCCGAGGGCGACCGCACCCCGATCCTGATGCTGACGGCGCTCGTGGAGACCCAGGACCGCATCGCGGGCCTGGACGCGGGCGCCGACGACTACGTGGTGAAGCCCTTCGACGTGGAGGAGGTCTTCGCCCGCCTGCGCGCCCTGCTGCGCCGCACCAGCGAGAACAACGGCACCCCCGCCCCCGTCGACGTACCCCGGCAGCCCCCCGGACCCATAGGCCGGCTGATCGAGGCCGCCGGGCTGCGGATGGACCCGCAGGCGCGCCGGGCCTGGCGGGGCGAGCGGGAGCTGGAGCTGACGCGGACCGAGTTCGAGCTGCTGGAGCTGCTCGTGCGCAACGCCGGCATCGTCCTCGACCACGCCACCATCTACGACCGCATCTGGGGCTACGACTTCGGCCCCGGCTCCAAGAACCTCGCCGTCTACGTCGGCTACCTGCGCCGCAAGCTCGACGAGCCGGGCGCCCCGCAGCTGATCCAAACGGTCCGCGGGGTGGGTTACGTGCTGCGGGAGGACTGA
- a CDS encoding FMN reductase — MKLVVVSAGLSVPSSTRLLGDRLAAAAVRTVAEPVEVEVVELRDLAVEIAHNFTNGFPGRQLAAAIDAVTSADGLIVVTPVFSASYSGLFKSFFDVIEKDALAGLPVLIAATGGTARHSLVLEHALRPLFAHLRAVVVPTGVYAASEDWGAEGLNGRIDRAAGELAALMQGLSGARRPAGDDLAVVPFAEQLAALSSPAGG; from the coding sequence ATGAAGCTCGTGGTCGTGTCCGCGGGGCTGAGCGTCCCGTCCTCCACCCGGCTGCTGGGCGACCGGCTGGCGGCGGCGGCCGTACGGACCGTCGCCGAGCCCGTGGAGGTCGAGGTCGTCGAGCTGCGCGACCTCGCCGTGGAGATCGCGCACAACTTCACCAACGGCTTCCCCGGCCGGCAGCTGGCCGCCGCGATCGACGCGGTGACCTCGGCCGACGGACTGATCGTCGTCACGCCGGTGTTCTCGGCGTCGTACAGCGGACTGTTCAAGTCGTTCTTCGACGTGATCGAGAAGGACGCGCTGGCGGGGCTGCCGGTGCTGATCGCCGCGACCGGCGGCACGGCACGGCACTCCCTGGTCCTGGAGCACGCGCTGCGCCCGCTCTTCGCCCATCTGCGCGCCGTGGTCGTCCCGACCGGCGTGTACGCCGCCTCGGAGGACTGGGGCGCGGAGGGCCTGAACGGTCGCATCGACCGGGCGGCCGGGGAACTGGCTGCGCTGATGCAGGGCCTGTCGGGGGCGAGGCGGCCCGCCGGGGACGACCTCGCGGTGGTGCCGTTCGCCGAACAGCTGGCGGCACTGTCGAGCCCGGCCGGCGGCTGA